The Amycolatopsis viridis genome window below encodes:
- a CDS encoding beta-ketoacyl-[acyl-carrier-protein] synthase family protein, giving the protein MSARTSVITGIGVVAPGGNGRKEFWHRITSGRTATRRISFFDPDQFRSQMAAECDFDPLAAGLTPQEVERSDRFAQFALVAADEAVADSGLELDALNHDRLAVAMGSAVGATTRLEDEFVVLSDGGRHWLVDPRYGTRFLYEALVPSSMAAEVAVRFGANGPAAVISTGCTSGIDAVGYAHQLIEDGDADVVIAGATDAPISPITMACFDAIRATSARNDDPEHASRPFDASRDGFVMGEGAAVLVVEEAGHARRRGAHLYCQVAGYANRCNAFHMTGLRPDGVEMAAAIDETLRQAQLPAEAIDYVNAHGSGTKQNDVHETAAFRRALGEHAYRVPVSSIKSMIGHSLGAIGSIELAACALAITHGVVPPTANYERRDPLCDLDYVPVTARDQALDVVLSVGSGFGGFQSAMLLTGPGRLP; this is encoded by the coding sequence ATGAGCGCGCGCACGTCGGTGATCACCGGGATCGGCGTGGTGGCGCCCGGTGGCAACGGGCGCAAGGAGTTCTGGCACCGCATCACCAGCGGCCGGACCGCCACCCGGCGGATCTCGTTCTTCGACCCGGACCAGTTCCGCTCCCAGATGGCCGCCGAGTGCGACTTCGACCCGCTGGCCGCCGGGCTGACCCCGCAGGAGGTCGAGCGCAGCGACCGGTTCGCCCAGTTCGCGCTGGTCGCGGCGGACGAGGCGGTCGCCGACTCGGGGCTGGAGCTCGACGCGCTCAACCACGACCGGCTCGCCGTCGCCATGGGCAGCGCGGTCGGGGCCACCACGCGGCTGGAGGACGAGTTCGTGGTGCTCTCCGACGGCGGGCGCCACTGGCTGGTCGATCCGCGCTACGGCACCCGGTTCCTGTACGAGGCGCTGGTGCCGAGCAGCATGGCGGCCGAGGTGGCGGTCCGGTTCGGTGCCAACGGCCCGGCCGCGGTGATCTCCACCGGATGCACGTCCGGGATCGACGCGGTCGGCTACGCACACCAGCTGATCGAGGACGGCGACGCCGACGTGGTGATCGCCGGTGCCACCGACGCGCCGATCTCGCCGATCACGATGGCGTGCTTCGACGCCATCCGGGCGACCTCGGCCCGCAACGACGACCCGGAGCACGCCTCCCGCCCGTTCGACGCGAGCCGGGACGGGTTCGTGATGGGCGAGGGTGCGGCGGTCCTGGTCGTGGAGGAGGCCGGGCACGCCCGGCGCCGCGGCGCGCACCTCTACTGCCAGGTCGCCGGATACGCCAACCGCTGCAACGCCTTCCACATGACGGGGCTGCGCCCGGACGGGGTGGAGATGGCCGCGGCGATCGACGAGACGCTCCGCCAGGCGCAGCTGCCCGCGGAGGCCATCGACTACGTCAACGCGCACGGGTCGGGCACCAAGCAGAACGACGTGCACGAGACCGCGGCGTTCCGGCGGGCGCTGGGCGAGCACGCCTACCGGGTGCCGGTCAGCTCGATCAAGTCGATGATCGGGCACTCGCTCGGCGCCATCGGGTCGATCGAACTGGCCGCGTGCGCGCTGGCGATCACGCACGGCGTGGTGCCGCCGACGGCGAACTACGAACGCCGGGATCCGTTGTGCGACCTGGATTATGTGCCGGTGACGGCCCGGGACCAGGCGCTCGACGTGGTGCTGTCGGTGGGCAGCGGGTTCGGCGGGTTCCAGTCGGCGATGCTGCTCACCGGACCGGGGAGGTTGCCGTGA
- a CDS encoding cupin domain-containing protein, producing MTATANSARVVGANDVAPNRRRGGDIRTVLSPATVGTTTGFLGTVTLGPGEVVTEHWHPYSEEYLFCVRGTITVRLDGEPVTVPANHGVHIPIGVRHRLMNEAADEALAVFSLSPLAPRPELGHVDTEGQPG from the coding sequence ATGACCGCCACCGCGAACTCGGCCCGGGTCGTCGGCGCGAACGACGTCGCACCCAACCGCCGCCGGGGCGGCGACATCCGCACCGTGCTGTCCCCGGCGACGGTCGGCACCACCACGGGCTTCCTCGGCACCGTGACCCTGGGTCCCGGCGAGGTGGTGACCGAGCACTGGCACCCGTACTCCGAGGAGTACCTGTTCTGCGTGCGCGGCACGATCACGGTGCGCCTGGACGGGGAACCGGTCACGGTGCCGGCGAACCACGGCGTGCACATCCCCATCGGGGTCCGGCACCGGCTGATGAACGAGGCCGCGGACGAGGCGCTGGCGGTGTTCAGCCTCAGCCCCCTCGCGCCGCGCCCCGAGCTCGGCCACGTCGACACCGAAGGGCAGCCCGGATGA
- a CDS encoding SRPBCC family protein, whose amino-acid sequence MSGHTENTIYIDAPIDKVWEMTNDVASWPDLFTEYASAEILGRHGNTVTFRLTMHPDADGTSWSWISERTLYPQQRRVLAHRVEKGPFEYMDIEWTYHEEGTGTRMRWVQDFAMRTDAPVDDDAMTERINNNSKVQMEIIARKVEQVVEHTP is encoded by the coding sequence ATGAGCGGGCACACCGAAAACACGATCTACATCGACGCGCCGATCGACAAGGTCTGGGAGATGACCAACGACGTGGCCTCCTGGCCGGACCTGTTCACCGAGTACGCGAGCGCGGAGATCCTCGGCCGCCACGGCAACACGGTGACGTTCCGGCTGACCATGCACCCCGACGCGGACGGCACCAGCTGGAGCTGGATCTCCGAACGCACCCTCTACCCGCAGCAGCGCAGGGTCCTGGCCCACCGGGTGGAGAAGGGCCCGTTCGAGTACATGGACATCGAGTGGACCTACCACGAGGAAGGCACCGGCACCCGGATGCGCTGGGTGCAGGACTTCGCGATGCGGACCGACGCGCCGGTCGACGACGACGCGATGACCGAGCGGATCAACAACAACTCCAAGGTCCAGATGGAGATCATCGCGCGCAAGGTCGAGCAGGTCGTGGAGCACACGCCATGA
- a CDS encoding acyl carrier protein yields MITQEFRLSDLMDILEEKAGLPAQDRTTDGNLTLDAVGLDSLAFLAVQAALEARYGFELPDEGLERGSFAEVVAAVNRQLEEHAA; encoded by the coding sequence ATGATCACGCAGGAGTTCCGCTTGTCGGACCTGATGGACATCCTCGAGGAAAAGGCGGGCCTTCCGGCCCAGGACCGGACGACCGACGGGAACCTCACGCTCGACGCCGTCGGTCTGGATTCACTGGCGTTCCTCGCCGTGCAGGCCGCGCTCGAAGCCCGGTACGGCTTCGAGCTCCCCGACGAGGGCCTGGAACGCGGCTCGTTCGCGGAGGTCGTCGCCGCGGTCAACCGGCAGCTGGAGGAGCACGCGGCATGA
- the accC gene encoding acetyl-CoA carboxylase biotin carboxylase subunit — MIRRMLVANRGEIAVRVARACRELGIEVVAVYSTADREARHVAVADTAVCVGSAAPKDSYLNIPNLIEAARQTGADAVHPGYGFLSEDPDFAEVCAAEGLTFVGPPPGVMAELGDKAAVKALMAKAGLPLLPGTDTPVDTVEDGERVAAGIGYPVIIKAAAGGGGRGMTVVADSREFRSAYLATRTAAHAVFRDSAVYLERFLVGARHVEIQVLCDQHGHAVHLGERDCSVQRRHQKLVEEAPSTRLDDRLRAEMGQAAVRGVRSIGYTGVGTMEFLVGEDGRYYFLELNARIQVEHPVTEAVTGIDLVVEQIRVAAGEPLRLAQDDVRFAGAAIECRINAEDPDRSFAPAPGVLDRWEPPAGPWIRVDAGYRTGDRVPPHYDSLLAKVIAWGPERPVALARMDRALAELDVHGEGIRTTAGFHRAVLNHPAFRAGEHTIHFVDEFLNEEKGDGQS, encoded by the coding sequence ATGATCCGCCGGATGCTGGTCGCCAACCGCGGTGAGATCGCGGTGCGGGTCGCCCGCGCCTGCCGCGAGCTGGGCATCGAGGTGGTGGCGGTGTACTCCACCGCCGATCGCGAAGCCCGGCACGTCGCGGTCGCCGATACCGCGGTGTGCGTCGGGTCCGCCGCCCCGAAGGACAGCTACCTCAACATCCCCAACCTGATCGAGGCGGCCCGGCAGACCGGCGCGGACGCGGTCCACCCCGGCTACGGCTTCCTGTCCGAGGACCCGGACTTCGCCGAGGTCTGCGCCGCCGAGGGGCTCACCTTCGTCGGCCCCCCGCCCGGGGTGATGGCCGAACTCGGCGACAAGGCCGCGGTCAAGGCGCTGATGGCCAAGGCCGGGCTCCCGCTGCTGCCCGGCACCGACACCCCGGTGGACACCGTGGAGGACGGCGAGCGGGTGGCCGCCGGGATCGGCTACCCGGTGATCATCAAGGCGGCGGCCGGCGGTGGCGGGCGGGGCATGACCGTGGTGGCGGACAGCCGCGAGTTCCGGTCGGCCTACCTCGCCACCCGCACCGCCGCGCACGCCGTGTTCCGGGACAGCGCGGTGTACCTGGAACGGTTCCTCGTCGGCGCGCGGCACGTCGAGATCCAGGTGCTGTGCGACCAGCACGGCCACGCGGTGCACCTCGGCGAACGGGACTGTTCGGTGCAACGGCGGCACCAGAAGCTCGTCGAGGAAGCGCCGTCCACCCGGCTGGACGACCGGCTGCGCGCGGAGATGGGACAGGCCGCGGTCCGCGGGGTGCGGTCCATCGGCTACACCGGCGTGGGAACCATGGAGTTCCTGGTCGGCGAGGACGGCCGGTACTACTTCCTGGAGCTCAACGCGCGGATCCAGGTCGAGCACCCGGTCACCGAGGCGGTCACCGGGATCGACCTGGTCGTCGAGCAGATCCGGGTCGCCGCGGGTGAGCCGCTCAGGCTGGCCCAGGACGACGTGCGGTTCGCCGGCGCCGCGATCGAATGCCGCATCAACGCCGAGGACCCCGACCGCTCCTTCGCCCCGGCACCGGGCGTGCTGGACCGGTGGGAGCCACCGGCCGGTCCCTGGATCCGGGTGGACGCCGGATACCGCACCGGTGACCGGGTGCCGCCGCACTACGACTCGCTGCTCGCGAAGGTCATCGCCTGGGGTCCCGAACGCCCGGTCGCGCTGGCGCGGATGGACCGGGCACTGGCCGAACTCGACGTGCACGGCGAGGGGATCCGCACGACCGCGGGTTTCCACCGGGCCGTGCTGAACCACCCGGCGTTCCGCGCCGGCGAGCACACGATCCACTTCGTCGACGAATTCCTGAACGAGGAGAAAGGAGACGGTCAATCATGA
- a CDS encoding acetyl-CoA carboxylase biotin carboxyl carrier protein: MTGTGQPDEHCTILHALAAEVAAVTRLPGTVRRIAVHAAGHSLEVEWTDPEPVDAPPRPSADPVAAEAEAVTEAVDGVVVRAPLVGTFFTAPQPGAPAFVTPGDAVEKGQTLAIVEAMKLMNPVLAEYTGTVVDVLVGNGEPVEFDQPLVILAPGTPG; encoded by the coding sequence ATGACCGGCACCGGGCAGCCCGACGAGCACTGCACCATCCTGCACGCGCTGGCCGCCGAGGTCGCCGCGGTGACGCGGCTGCCGGGCACGGTGCGGCGGATCGCGGTGCACGCCGCCGGGCACAGCCTCGAGGTGGAGTGGACGGACCCGGAACCGGTGGACGCCCCGCCGCGGCCGTCCGCGGATCCGGTCGCCGCGGAGGCCGAAGCGGTGACCGAAGCAGTGGACGGCGTGGTGGTGCGGGCGCCGCTGGTCGGGACGTTCTTCACCGCGCCGCAGCCGGGTGCCCCCGCGTTCGTCACCCCGGGCGACGCCGTGGAGAAGGGCCAGACGCTGGCGATCGTGGAGGCGATGAAACTGATGAACCCGGTACTCGCCGAGTACACCGGCACCGTCGTCGACGTTCTGGTCGGCAACGGCGAGCCCGTGGAGTTCGACCAGCCGCTCGTCATCCTGGCACCGGGGACGCCCGGATGA
- a CDS encoding acetyl-CoA carboxylase carboxyltransferase subunit alpha, whose amino-acid sequence MSAPAPGKLSSVSADDAAGWVSCPGCRTLLYRKRLARDLGVCAECGHHTRLSPWERIAQLVDVGTFVERTADALPPTADRHRDPLGFHDQQPYRERLAAAGRESGEPEAVVFGTAEVGGFPLVVAVLDFRFLGGSMGTAVGECVTAAAERARRTRTPLLLVTSSGGARMQEGCLSLMQMAKTAQAMARLREDGVLSVCLLADPTFGGVSASFATLGHVVLAEAGALVGFAGPRVISETVGQELPAGFQTAGFLADHGMVDAVVPRAEVRPLVRRLLRIHAPGARTRSGPGGGGAPPIRRAAALTTADPWETVRRARDADRPSTADYLATAFDEFCELRGDRCFGDDPAVIGGPARIGDRPVMLIGHQKGHTTSERVDRNFGMAHPEGYRKARRLMEYAASLRLPVVCLVDTPGAYPGIEAEERGQATAIAECIARASTLPVPIVSVITGEGGSGGALALATADRVLMLENGFYSVISPEGCAAILWRSADAAPEAARALRITAPELLDLGIVDAVVPEPAGGAQLAPDVAAANLRRAVLDQLDELAGIPARELLSLRYRRFRSFGERRASEVRSA is encoded by the coding sequence CTGAGCGCGCCGGCGCCGGGCAAGCTCTCCTCCGTGTCCGCGGACGACGCGGCCGGCTGGGTGAGCTGTCCCGGCTGCCGGACGCTGCTGTACCGCAAACGGCTGGCACGTGACCTCGGCGTGTGCGCCGAATGCGGCCACCACACCCGGTTGTCCCCCTGGGAGCGGATCGCCCAGCTCGTCGACGTCGGCACGTTCGTCGAACGGACCGCGGACGCGCTGCCGCCGACCGCCGACCGGCACCGGGACCCACTCGGGTTCCACGACCAGCAGCCGTACCGGGAGCGGCTCGCCGCCGCCGGCCGGGAGTCCGGCGAACCGGAGGCCGTCGTGTTCGGCACGGCCGAAGTCGGCGGGTTCCCGCTGGTGGTCGCCGTGCTGGACTTCCGGTTCCTCGGCGGGAGCATGGGGACCGCCGTCGGCGAATGCGTCACCGCGGCCGCCGAGCGCGCGCGGCGCACCCGCACCCCGTTGCTGCTGGTCACCTCCTCCGGTGGCGCGCGGATGCAGGAGGGCTGCCTGTCCCTGATGCAGATGGCCAAGACCGCGCAGGCCATGGCCCGGCTGCGGGAGGACGGGGTGCTCTCCGTCTGCCTGCTCGCGGACCCGACGTTCGGCGGGGTCAGTGCGTCGTTCGCGACGCTCGGTCACGTGGTGCTCGCGGAGGCCGGGGCGCTCGTCGGGTTCGCTGGTCCGAGGGTGATCAGCGAGACCGTCGGGCAGGAGCTGCCGGCCGGGTTCCAGACCGCCGGTTTCCTCGCCGACCACGGGATGGTCGACGCGGTGGTGCCCCGTGCCGAGGTGCGCCCGCTGGTGCGCCGGCTGCTGCGCATCCACGCGCCGGGTGCCCGCACCCGGTCCGGTCCCGGCGGCGGCGGGGCACCGCCGATCCGCCGCGCCGCCGCGCTCACCACCGCGGACCCGTGGGAGACGGTTCGCCGGGCCCGGGACGCCGACCGGCCGTCCACCGCCGACTACCTGGCGACCGCGTTCGACGAGTTCTGCGAGCTGCGCGGGGACCGCTGCTTCGGCGACGACCCGGCGGTGATCGGCGGCCCGGCCCGGATCGGCGACCGGCCGGTGATGCTGATCGGTCACCAGAAGGGGCACACCACGTCGGAGCGGGTGGACCGCAACTTCGGCATGGCCCACCCGGAGGGCTACCGGAAGGCCCGGCGGCTGATGGAGTACGCGGCCTCGCTGCGGCTGCCGGTGGTCTGCCTGGTGGACACACCCGGCGCGTACCCGGGTATCGAGGCGGAGGAGCGCGGACAGGCCACCGCCATCGCCGAGTGCATCGCGCGGGCGAGCACGCTCCCGGTCCCGATCGTGTCCGTGATCACCGGCGAAGGCGGCAGCGGGGGCGCGCTCGCCCTGGCCACCGCCGACCGGGTGCTGATGCTGGAGAACGGCTTCTACTCGGTGATCAGCCCGGAGGGATGCGCGGCGATCCTGTGGCGGTCCGCGGACGCCGCCCCGGAGGCGGCCCGGGCGCTGCGGATCACCGCGCCGGAACTGCTCGACCTCGGCATCGTGGACGCCGTCGTGCCCGAACCGGCGGGCGGTGCGCAGCTGGCACCGGACGTCGCCGCCGCCAACCTGCGGCGGGCCGTCCTCGATCAGCTCGACGAGCTGGCCGGAATCCCGGCGCGTGAACTGCTCTCCCTGCGGTACCGGCGGTTCCGCTCCTTCGGTGAGCGGCGGGCGAGTGAGGTGAGGTCGGCATGA
- a CDS encoding TcmI family type II polyketide cyclase yields the protein MTYRSVIVARIRPDSEEKVADIFARNDETTRPQDFGVIGRTLYSLKDLYIHVIERNVDPKVSLSKARGLPTFQQICEDIDPYVTPYSKNWKVPADAVAKEFYHWTPNGNESRPANYQAVIAAHIKPGTEPEVARIFAESDAGPLPAQMGITARYLYSLDDVYLHILERADAPIFTAMQENHGRPAFAKIMEDLNPYISPYDPDNWRTPADAVAKEFYRWRADD from the coding sequence ATGACCTACCGAAGTGTGATCGTCGCCCGTATCCGCCCGGACTCGGAGGAGAAGGTCGCCGACATCTTCGCGCGCAACGACGAGACCACGAGACCCCAGGACTTCGGCGTGATCGGCCGGACCCTGTACTCGTTGAAGGACCTCTACATCCACGTCATCGAACGCAACGTGGATCCCAAGGTGTCGCTGAGCAAGGCCCGCGGACTGCCCACGTTCCAGCAGATCTGCGAGGACATCGACCCGTACGTGACGCCGTACTCGAAGAACTGGAAGGTCCCCGCAGACGCCGTCGCCAAGGAGTTCTACCACTGGACCCCGAACGGGAACGAGTCCCGGCCGGCGAACTACCAGGCGGTGATCGCGGCGCACATCAAGCCCGGCACCGAACCGGAAGTGGCGCGCATCTTCGCCGAGTCGGACGCGGGCCCGCTCCCGGCGCAGATGGGTATCACCGCCCGTTACCTGTACTCCCTGGACGACGTCTACCTGCACATCCTCGAACGGGCCGACGCCCCGATCTTCACCGCGATGCAGGAGAACCACGGCCGGCCGGCCTTCGCGAAGATCATGGAAGACCTCAACCCCTACATCAGCCCCTACGACCCCGACAACTGGCGCACGCCGGCGGACGCGGTCGCGAAGGAGTTCTACCGGTGGCGAGCCGACGACTGA
- a CDS encoding AfsR/SARP family transcriptional regulator: MPTWSRPQSEPRTGAVAQAGTGYGGPADLDAVPPRPRVAVPVRRSAERTIGARTEHPPVPRPEFAVRLLPSWRLTRNQVDVDVPGPAQRLIALLALNGPHNRSYLAGTLWPERSDAQAYANLRSALSRLATRDLGVIQVSRQMLALAPSVSVDVHDLVQAAESILYGGSDEPPDTGEILRLLHVGDLLCGWYEDWVLTARERLRQLRLHALEAASGRLADAGRYVEALDTAMVCAHIDPLRESAHRSIIRVHLLERNHTEAIRQFRRYRDLLRAELDIEPSPEIRRLLRTVDD, encoded by the coding sequence GTGCCGACCTGGTCCCGTCCCCAGTCAGAACCGAGAACCGGCGCGGTCGCGCAGGCCGGCACCGGGTACGGCGGTCCCGCCGACCTGGACGCCGTTCCGCCGCGGCCGCGCGTTGCCGTGCCGGTGCGCCGCTCGGCGGAGCGGACGATCGGCGCGCGAACCGAGCACCCACCGGTACCGCGCCCCGAGTTCGCGGTGCGCCTGCTGCCGTCCTGGCGGCTCACCCGCAACCAGGTCGACGTCGACGTGCCGGGGCCCGCGCAGCGGCTCATCGCGCTCCTCGCGCTGAACGGCCCGCACAACCGCTCCTACCTGGCCGGCACCCTGTGGCCGGAACGATCCGACGCGCAGGCCTACGCCAACCTGCGGTCCGCGCTGTCCCGGCTCGCGACCCGCGACCTGGGCGTCATCCAGGTCAGCAGGCAGATGCTCGCGCTGGCGCCGTCGGTGTCGGTGGACGTGCACGACCTCGTCCAGGCCGCCGAGTCGATCCTCTACGGCGGGTCGGACGAGCCGCCGGACACCGGCGAGATCCTGCGCCTGCTGCACGTCGGTGACCTGCTCTGCGGCTGGTACGAGGACTGGGTGCTGACCGCGCGGGAACGCCTCCGCCAGCTGCGGCTGCACGCGCTCGAGGCGGCGTCCGGACGGCTGGCCGACGCCGGCCGGTACGTGGAGGCGCTGGACACCGCCATGGTGTGCGCGCACATCGATCCGCTGCGGGAGAGCGCGCACCGGTCGATCATCCGGGTGCACCTGCTCGAACGGAACCACACCGAGGCCATCCGGCAGTTCCGCCGCTACCGCGACCTGCTGCGGGCCGAGCTGGACATCGAACCGTCCCCCGAGATCCGGCGGCTGCTGCGCACCGTCGACGACTGA
- a CDS encoding LacI family DNA-binding transcriptional regulator, with the protein MPPTIRDVAAAAGVSITTVSHVLSGQGRISEATRRRVAKAAADLGYQANIHAQQLVTRRSRTLAIQLANSVEATTSSALVPNSDYFLEVLNGAAEAATGRSYALLLTPPDADLEALDAFAVDGAILVDPRGDEPFFATGWSRNRPLVTTGRPLARKRRVPVVVDNDLMAAARLMLDHLAGNGYRRPALITTDTSRSYTADLVAGYREWCTGHAVTPQVVELDEPPTTEGAATALGRLLDQRTPPDAIFTTSENLALGVLHEAQRRGLAVPAGLGICSAVDSGALQLTSPQVTGMFVYPREVGRQAAIALMDLIDDGPRRTTRRIEIPVRLNARASTLRGTPQAG; encoded by the coding sequence GTGCCGCCGACCATCCGTGACGTGGCCGCGGCGGCGGGAGTCTCGATCACCACGGTGTCCCATGTGCTCAGCGGTCAGGGACGCATCTCCGAGGCCACCCGCCGCCGCGTGGCAAAAGCCGCGGCGGATCTGGGTTACCAGGCCAACATCCACGCCCAGCAGCTGGTGACGCGGCGGAGCCGGACGCTGGCGATCCAGCTGGCGAACTCGGTGGAGGCCACGACGAGCAGTGCGCTGGTGCCGAATTCCGACTACTTCCTCGAGGTGCTCAACGGAGCAGCCGAAGCCGCCACCGGGCGGTCCTACGCGCTGCTGCTCACACCGCCCGACGCCGACCTCGAAGCGCTCGACGCGTTCGCGGTGGACGGCGCGATCCTGGTCGACCCGCGCGGCGACGAACCGTTCTTCGCCACCGGCTGGAGCCGGAACCGGCCGCTGGTGACCACCGGCCGTCCGCTGGCCCGCAAGCGGCGGGTACCGGTGGTCGTAGACAACGACCTGATGGCCGCGGCGCGGCTGATGCTGGACCACCTGGCGGGCAACGGGTACCGGCGCCCGGCGCTGATCACGACCGACACGTCCCGCTCCTACACCGCCGACCTGGTGGCGGGCTACCGCGAGTGGTGCACCGGCCACGCGGTCACCCCGCAGGTGGTCGAGCTGGACGAGCCGCCCACCACCGAGGGCGCGGCCACGGCGCTGGGCCGGCTGCTCGACCAGCGCACCCCGCCGGATGCGATCTTCACGACGTCGGAGAACCTCGCGCTCGGCGTGCTGCACGAAGCACAGCGACGCGGCCTGGCGGTGCCCGCCGGCCTCGGCATCTGCAGCGCGGTCGACAGCGGTGCCCTGCAGCTGACGTCGCCGCAGGTCACGGGGATGTTCGTGTACCCCCGCGAGGTCGGGCGCCAGGCCGCGATCGCGCTGATGGACCTCATCGACGACGGGCCGCGCCGCACCACCCGGCGCATCGAGATTCCCGTCCGGCTGAACGCGCGGGCCTCCACGCTCCGCGGCACCCCGCAGGCGGGCTGA
- a CDS encoding purine-cytosine permease family protein: MNSDVMKTTGAAEFEDRVGKIERTGIEHIPEEARKSRPRNLFTILFGGSLTFSVIIIGWFPISFGLSFWQATSAVVVGSAVGAALLTPTGLFGPRTGTNNPVSSGAFFGVAGRLIGSLLEATASLAFAALSIWTGGDALAGALSRFFGMTDATVARLVAYAVLSVIVTLVSVLGHANMVAAQKFMIPTAGLCLLVGIGVYARHFDASYGGTGHYALGSLFPTWVASALLCASTVASYGAYAGDWTRHISRKLHTDGSVMRAMFLGGLFGLGGPFMWGTFTATAVFNNGGFAAPYVLGLVDNAPLWFVPALIYLGLASGTAQAVINTYGTGLDTSAIIPRLSRVQATLVACVLATGLVYVGHFSHAVSAAVTVFLQLLACFSIPWIIIVTIGHVRRRGYYDPDALQVFNRGERGGIYWFRHGFNLCGLGVWIVATTVGLLFSANEWFTGPGAHLFGGADLGFLVAGCLAALLYPLVVRVFPEPAEVYGPS; this comes from the coding sequence ATGAACTCTGACGTCATGAAAACCACCGGCGCGGCCGAGTTCGAGGACCGGGTCGGCAAGATCGAGCGAACCGGGATCGAACACATCCCCGAGGAGGCGCGGAAGTCCCGGCCCCGGAACCTGTTCACCATTCTGTTCGGCGGCAGCCTCACCTTCAGCGTCATCATCATCGGCTGGTTCCCGATCAGCTTCGGGCTGAGTTTCTGGCAAGCCACCTCCGCGGTGGTGGTCGGTTCGGCCGTGGGCGCGGCGCTGCTCACGCCGACCGGCCTGTTCGGGCCGCGGACCGGCACCAACAACCCGGTCTCCAGCGGGGCGTTCTTCGGCGTGGCCGGCCGGCTCATCGGCTCGTTGCTGGAGGCGACCGCGTCACTGGCCTTCGCCGCGCTGAGCATCTGGACCGGCGGTGACGCGCTGGCCGGTGCGCTGAGCCGGTTCTTCGGGATGACCGACGCCACGGTCGCCCGGCTGGTCGCCTACGCGGTGCTCAGCGTGATCGTCACGCTGGTGTCCGTGCTCGGCCACGCGAACATGGTGGCCGCGCAGAAGTTCATGATCCCCACCGCCGGGCTGTGCCTGCTGGTCGGTATCGGGGTGTACGCCCGGCACTTCGACGCCTCCTACGGCGGCACCGGGCACTACGCCCTGGGCTCGTTGTTCCCGACCTGGGTGGCCTCGGCACTGCTGTGCGCCTCCACGGTCGCCTCCTACGGGGCGTACGCGGGTGACTGGACGCGGCACATCTCGCGCAAGCTGCACACCGACGGGTCGGTGATGCGCGCGATGTTCCTCGGCGGCCTGTTCGGGCTCGGCGGGCCGTTCATGTGGGGCACGTTCACCGCCACCGCGGTGTTCAACAACGGCGGGTTCGCCGCGCCCTACGTGCTCGGGCTGGTCGACAACGCACCACTGTGGTTCGTCCCCGCGCTGATCTACCTGGGCCTGGCGTCCGGCACGGCCCAGGCCGTCATCAACACCTACGGCACCGGGCTGGACACCTCGGCGATCATCCCCCGCCTGAGCCGGGTCCAGGCGACACTCGTTGCCTGCGTCCTGGCCACCGGACTGGTCTACGTCGGTCACTTCAGCCATGCGGTGTCCGCGGCCGTCACCGTGTTCCTGCAGTTGCTCGCGTGTTTCTCGATCCCCTGGATCATCATCGTCACCATCGGGCACGTGCGTCGCCGGGGCTACTACGATCCCGACGCGCTGCAGGTGTTCAACCGCGGTGAACGCGGCGGCATCTACTGGTTCCGGCACGGGTTCAACCTGTGCGGGCTCGGTGTCTGGATCGTGGCGACCACCGTCGGTCTGCTGTTCTCGGCGAACGAGTGGTTCACCGGCCCGGGTGCTCACCTGTTCGGCGGAGCCGATCTCGGGTTCCTCGTCGCAGGGTGTCTCGCGGCGCTGCTGTATCCCCTGGTCGTGCGGGTGTTCCCGGAGCCGGCCGAGGTGTACGGACCGAGCTGA